A stretch of the Vigna radiata var. radiata cultivar VC1973A chromosome 7, Vradiata_ver6, whole genome shotgun sequence genome encodes the following:
- the LOC106765409 gene encoding uncharacterized protein LOC106765409: MEKSSDVSQLDADVLLPPRKRLLAGLKKQGSDSDATASPSPVAASCVTDVASPSSSSFSTEFEARLKHLLSCHSDNPNLTPEEVVEASKAAAIAATKAAEAARAAAEEKAAIAATAVAAAKRALDLVASFSEEAANKERNLKKNKSKKHLPVQLLYKKNQPVENCRTDEELARKLHRAMNSSPRISKNSPNSDSKGSKHKKPRSSSSFEITEGSESGVALGHDCLSLNNEHAVAGKIDSEGSVQEVSSSKKDKRGLKYYRPSQLEIDNGEAESSQSKGKNCEESSPIGKKRGRVKLKKLPLSICTSKDKALPKEEIRARSSPLTGMNTGNNAVDSMHLFTVESSTDRALPIEATSMWKCQDFKAPACIKQNKAVQS; encoded by the coding sequence ATGGAGAAATCATCTGATGTTAGCCAGTTGGATGCTGATGTTCTTTTACCACCTCGGAAGCGTCTTCTTGCTGGATTGAAGAAACAGGGTTCGGACAGTGATGCTACTGCCTCACCTTCTCCAGTTGCTGCTTCTTGTGTAACCGATGTTGCTTCCCCCTCATCCTCATCATTTTCAACTGAATTTGAGGCCCGGCTGAAGCATTTGTTAAGTTGTCATTCAGATAACCCTAACCTTACACCTGAAGAAGTTGTGGAGGCCTCAAAAGCTGCAGCAATTGCTGCGACTAAAGCTGCAGAGGCTGCCAGAGCAGCAGCTGAAGAAAAGGCTGCAATAGCTGCAACGGCAGTAGCTGCAGCCAAGAGGGCTTTAGATTTGGTTGCATCTTTCTCCGAGGAGGCGGCAAACAAggaaagaaatttgaagaaaaacaagtCAAAGAAGCATCTCCCAGTTCAGCTGTTGTACAAAAAAAACCAGCCAGTTGAAAATTGTAGGACAGATGAAGAATTAGCTCGTAAGTTACATCGAGCCATGAACAGTTCTCCAAGAATctctaagaattctccaaaCTCAGACTCAAAAGGTAGTAAACATAAGAAGCCAAGAAGCtcctcaagttttgaaattACAGAGGGATCTGAATCTGGTGTGGCACTTGGACATGATTGCTTATCTTTGAACAACGAGCATGCAGTAGCTGGCAAAATTGATTCTGAAGGATCCGTCCAAGAGGTAAGCTCAAGTAAGAAAGATAAGAGAGGGCTGAAATATTATAGACCAAGCCAATTAGAGATAGATAATGGGGAAGCAGAGTCGAGTCAATCAAAAGGGAAGAACTGTGAAGAGTCATCTCCCATAGGTAAGAAGAGAGGAAGGGTGAAGCTAAAAAAGTTACCCTTAAGCATTTGCACCTCGAAAGATAAGGCACTGCCAAAAGAAGAAATAAGAGCCAGAAGTTCTCCATTGACTGGAATGAACACAGGCAATAATGCTGTTGATAGTATGCATTTGTTTACAGTTGAGTCATCCACTGACAGAGCGTTGCCTATTGAGGCTACGTCAATGTGGAAATGCCAAGATTTCAAGGCACCGGCTTgtatcaaacaaaataaagctGTGCAGtcataa